The genome window AAATCAGCATCATCACTGTGTTCCAATGTTGAATGCACTAGGGTTTCTGTCCACAAAAAACTGATGTCACCCAACTGTAAGGGCAAAGATCtgagtacataaaccaaaagaACTGGACTGAAACTAAAAGTAAGACTCATTGATCAAGGTTAGTTTTTCATTcctgcattttttttctaagCTCAGCAGGCTCAAGAAATTCTCTTACCATCCAAGTCAAGAACAAGAGTAACAGATTTTGTTTTCTTGCTATCCTTAGGCAGTATTGTTGGCCGCAAATCTGAAGCCAAATCTGGCAAGTCAGGTATATTCCTTATAAACATGTGTGGATCAAATGAATCTGGTTGATCCACATCTGAGTAAATATTAATATCAGATTCCTGGTTGCACGATCTCAATTGATGGATAGCAAGATACAAGCTCGAATCAGAAGAATCTATTGTAGCATCTTCACATGTTCTGATATCATGAATATAGCCACTTTCCATAGCATTCTTAAGATAAGGCATTACCATGGTTTCCTCAGTCAAATCAAAAGAATTAAGTGGTTCTTCACATTTGTAATCAGGCAAGAACTTAGTGTCTGTACTATCATTAAAGACTGAGTTGCCATCAACTGGTAGCCCAGAAAAAATCATGTCAGATATAAAGAAATCTGATATGCTGCAGGTCTGGTATTCACATGAACCTTTACTGCTATCATCACTATCTTCTGTCTCCAACTGTGGCACATACAGGTTGTTGTTCCCTGGAAGGATTGGTAGCAAggttaagatttttttttttaactaaataAGATAATATTATAATTAGATAAAACCAATAAACAGAGATTATCTTTTATGTCTATAGGCTTCTGCATAACAG of Coffea eugenioides isolate CCC68of unplaced genomic scaffold, Ceug_1.0 ScVebR1_2585;HRSCAF=3638, whole genome shotgun sequence contains these proteins:
- the LOC113756988 gene encoding CTD small phosphatase-like protein 2 translates to NNNLYVPQLETEDSDDSSKGSCEYQTCSISDFFISDMIFSGLPVDGNSVFNDSTDTKFLPDYKCEEPLNSFDLTEETMVMPYLKNAMESGYIHDIRTCEDATIDSSDSSLYLAIHQLRSCNQESDINIYSDVDQPDSFDPHMFIRNIPDLPDLASDLRPTILPKDSKKTKSVTLVLDLDETLVHSTLEHSDDADFTFPVFFNMKEHTVYVKQRPHLRTFLERVSEMFEIVVFTASQSIYAKQLLDILDPDGKLISRRAYRESCIFYDGSYTKDLTVLGVDLAKVVIIDNSPQVFRLQVNNGIPIKSWFDDPSDSALMSLLPFLETLVDTDDVRPIIAKRFGNNE